From Arcticibacter tournemirensis, one genomic window encodes:
- a CDS encoding sialidase family protein yields the protein MTLHLSRLFKILSLLCALHWNALGQEHSSTDVRIAWDYSSMQQIAEMGGYPRLTRLKDSTLLVVYETRTGNVHLKKSTDDGKSWSAPMEVFSQFVYASADGKSTLVNIANPEIKQLENGDVIIACNYRPQKAEIAPYSIVVRRSTDNAQTWLPPQCLYSAAPRFTDGCWEPSFLQLPGGELQVYFANENPYRNSNEQEISMLRSQDNGITWSEKTTTVSFRKNRRDGMPVPVILGNDIVVAIEDNKIGQFKPYTVRTTISKNWAEPVLADSPNRKYALDNLVADTIYMGAPYLIKLPNGQTLLSYQTNERRMHDWELSTMEVAIGDTEGKKFGKRTRPFDVPLNKEAKWNSLSVWDNRTVAALSSSDFKSRYVAPWLIKGYIIPDIKLKNSKIDDYPIFIGTKGQSNLKAGLTFSDGSIIMECNVSEPKATPASDSSGVFLFLKLNKQVYKIWSSKGGQNHLFIKKHDQWKRSALISKLSINVKHTPQGYQISYRIPPSFHGAKASQEFSIGLAFSTRNKEKRYVEHLANMEEGRPETWIKILL from the coding sequence ATGACACTACACCTGAGCAGGTTATTTAAAATATTGTCGCTTTTGTGCGCATTACATTGGAACGCCCTCGGCCAGGAGCATAGCAGCACAGATGTTCGTATAGCCTGGGATTATTCATCTATGCAGCAGATTGCCGAAATGGGAGGATATCCACGGCTGACACGACTTAAGGATTCAACCTTGCTGGTAGTCTATGAGACCAGAACAGGAAATGTTCATCTGAAGAAAAGCACTGATGATGGCAAGTCGTGGTCAGCTCCTATGGAAGTATTCTCCCAATTTGTGTATGCCTCTGCAGATGGAAAATCAACCCTTGTAAACATCGCAAATCCCGAAATTAAACAACTGGAAAACGGCGATGTAATAATTGCATGCAATTACAGGCCTCAAAAGGCTGAGATAGCCCCCTACTCTATTGTCGTACGACGAAGTACCGATAACGCACAAACGTGGCTACCGCCGCAATGTTTATATTCTGCGGCGCCGCGCTTTACCGATGGATGCTGGGAACCTTCTTTCCTGCAATTGCCAGGCGGGGAATTGCAGGTTTATTTTGCAAATGAGAACCCTTACAGGAATTCCAACGAACAGGAGATCTCTATGTTAAGATCACAAGACAACGGGATCACCTGGTCGGAAAAAACCACAACGGTATCTTTCAGAAAAAACCGGAGGGATGGAATGCCTGTTCCAGTTATTTTAGGAAACGATATTGTTGTTGCAATTGAAGACAATAAGATTGGACAGTTTAAGCCCTATACCGTAAGGACGACTATATCAAAAAACTGGGCAGAGCCGGTGTTAGCCGATTCGCCGAACAGGAAGTATGCACTGGATAATTTAGTTGCCGACACAATATATATGGGAGCGCCTTACCTTATTAAGCTCCCTAACGGCCAAACTCTTCTTTCTTACCAAACAAACGAACGCCGAATGCATGATTGGGAACTTTCAACGATGGAAGTAGCCATTGGAGATACAGAAGGAAAAAAGTTTGGAAAGAGAACAAGACCCTTTGATGTTCCACTTAACAAAGAAGCAAAATGGAACTCTCTTAGCGTATGGGACAACCGTACGGTAGCGGCACTAAGCTCGTCTGATTTTAAATCGCGATATGTTGCGCCCTGGCTCATTAAAGGATATATTATTCCGGATATAAAACTGAAAAACAGCAAGATTGACGACTATCCTATATTTATTGGAACTAAAGGTCAAAGTAATCTGAAAGCGGGATTAACATTCAGCGACGGTTCTATCATCATGGAATGTAATGTCTCAGAGCCGAAAGCAACTCCGGCATCCGACTCGTCGGGCGTATTTCTTTTTCTTAAGCTTAATAAGCAGGTTTATAAAATATGGTCCTCAAAAGGAGGGCAGAATCATCTGTTCATAAAAAAACATGACCAATGGAAACGCTCTGCATTGATCAGCAAGTTATCGATAAACGTTAAACACACTCCCCAAGGTTATCAAATAAGCTATCGGATCCCTCCCAGTTTTCATGGAGCAAAAGCGTCACAGGAATTTTCCATTGGACTAGCATTCTCAACCCGGAATAAGGAAAAAAGATATGTTGAGCATCTAGCCAACATGGAAGAAGGTCGCCCCGAAACATGGATTAAAATTTTATTATAA